One Desulforhopalus sp. DNA segment encodes these proteins:
- a CDS encoding PilZ domain-containing protein has product MKEKKGWDNIPSLQGLEVDWQYEPENPLGKRAWLRIASTDLQDILGVKTVPVKVVSQGREETGYLMDIAQGGMAVLLSTKLNEGKLIKVGLILGKHKLICRAVTRYVRDVGSKFGTGMEFVDLAEESRSYIAGIVSSRVFQKPL; this is encoded by the coding sequence ATGAAAGAGAAAAAAGGTTGGGATAATATCCCATCACTTCAAGGCTTGGAAGTGGACTGGCAGTACGAACCGGAAAACCCGCTAGGCAAAAGGGCCTGGCTGCGGATTGCCAGCACTGATCTCCAAGACATCCTGGGCGTGAAGACTGTCCCGGTAAAGGTGGTCTCTCAGGGTCGTGAAGAAACCGGTTACCTCATGGATATCGCTCAAGGTGGAATGGCAGTCCTGTTGAGCACTAAGCTGAACGAGGGGAAATTAATTAAAGTTGGCCTGATCCTCGGTAAACACAAGCTGATTTGCCGAGCCGTGACACGATATGTCCGGGATGTGGGCAGCAAGTTTGGTACCGGCATGGAGTTTGTTGACTTGGCCGAGGAATCTCGAAGCTATATTGCCGGGATAGTATCTTCACGGGTATTTCAAAAGCCCTTATAG
- a CDS encoding AAA family ATPase → MPAAFHLPLATTMADIAETVKGIVQRVTYHNADSGWSVLRVSPFHSPDAMETVTVHQTQVFAGATMEFHGVWTVHPQFGRQFKADRAIEIKPATAAALEKYLGSGLIHGVGPKTAGRIVRHFQEKTLEVFEKDIGRLIEVPGIAKKKLEMIEEAWREHRMVREVMMFLQGHGISTLFAVRIYKKYGDQAIRMVSEDPYRLAADFYGIGFFSADRVALSLGLAKDSQQRIIAAVRHVLAAGREEGHCYLFLAQIRTEVGVLLGLDPGDRLMEILRLMEDANQLKTRILAAPGEGEQPCYYSKSLYYDEAFVGRAVGAMVAPLGVDDGFIGRWIDLYCKKKGIRLSPEQAEAVRHIAASRFSVLTGGPGCGKTTTTLVVARLFEHLGKRVLLAAPTGRAAQRMSEVIGREAKTLHRLLEWQGGAFQKNQEQPLRADVLIVDECSMLDISLTATLLQAVPRDCQVLFIGDADQLPAVGAGNVLRDLILSGVVAVFRLTEIFRQARASKIIEFAHQINRGVTPHIESPFKKPELWTDKIDCLFVDSDEATKEQLDFVSRVKRFYKFQTADLEGLVTAENLFEFRTGEAMHSAYAEDFVIPKKFQHVDLRQIQAARGQVEELKAVLAKVHPWSTLHYGFAAVDAVVRLYLQWIPKYYGKDAEIQILAPMTRGSLGTANLNKVIQDAANPSAAGKAQLQVGERIFRVGDRVIHRRNNYELNVFNGDIGRIAAIDNTALSCVVEFSPDGRRVNYQKDDILELDLAYAITIHKAQGSEFGVVIIPVLTQHFKMLFRNLLYTGLTRARKLAVLVGSRRALAMAVQRQDTSKRQTALQVLLAEPEGKG, encoded by the coding sequence ATGCCGGCAGCATTTCATCTCCCCCTTGCAACGACCATGGCCGACATTGCTGAAACCGTCAAAGGCATCGTTCAACGGGTAACCTACCACAATGCCGACAGCGGTTGGTCGGTGCTTCGCGTCAGCCCTTTTCACAGCCCCGATGCCATGGAGACGGTGACCGTTCATCAAACCCAAGTCTTTGCCGGGGCAACCATGGAGTTCCACGGCGTCTGGACGGTTCATCCCCAGTTCGGCCGGCAATTCAAGGCCGACAGGGCGATTGAAATAAAACCAGCCACGGCGGCAGCCCTGGAAAAATATCTCGGGTCCGGCCTCATTCATGGCGTCGGACCGAAAACCGCCGGCAGAATTGTCCGTCATTTTCAGGAGAAGACCCTGGAGGTCTTTGAAAAGGACATCGGCAGGCTTATAGAAGTACCCGGAATCGCCAAAAAAAAGCTGGAGATGATCGAAGAAGCCTGGCGTGAACACCGGATGGTCCGGGAGGTGATGATGTTTCTCCAGGGCCATGGCATCTCCACCCTTTTTGCCGTGCGCATCTATAAGAAATATGGCGATCAGGCAATCCGCATGGTCAGCGAAGACCCGTATCGTCTGGCGGCGGATTTTTACGGCATCGGCTTCTTCTCCGCCGACCGGGTAGCCCTCAGCCTTGGTCTGGCAAAGGACAGCCAGCAGCGAATCATCGCGGCGGTACGCCATGTTCTTGCTGCCGGTCGGGAAGAGGGCCATTGCTACCTCTTCCTGGCCCAGATCAGAACCGAGGTTGGCGTTCTTTTGGGCCTTGATCCGGGGGATCGTCTGATGGAAATCCTCCGTCTGATGGAGGATGCCAATCAGCTGAAAACGCGCATCCTGGCAGCTCCCGGCGAGGGCGAACAACCATGCTACTATTCGAAATCGCTGTACTACGACGAAGCCTTTGTTGGTCGTGCCGTCGGCGCCATGGTAGCGCCGCTGGGCGTGGATGATGGCTTTATCGGTCGGTGGATCGATCTGTACTGCAAAAAAAAGGGCATCCGCCTCAGCCCCGAGCAGGCCGAGGCGGTCCGCCACATTGCCGCCAGCCGGTTTTCAGTACTCACCGGCGGTCCGGGCTGCGGCAAGACGACGACAACTTTGGTGGTTGCCCGACTTTTTGAGCATCTCGGCAAGCGGGTGTTGCTCGCCGCCCCCACCGGCCGGGCGGCGCAGCGGATGAGCGAGGTGATCGGCCGTGAGGCAAAGACCTTGCACCGTCTTCTTGAATGGCAGGGTGGCGCCTTTCAGAAAAACCAGGAGCAGCCGCTGCGCGCCGATGTCCTAATCGTCGATGAATGCTCGATGCTTGATATTTCCCTGACTGCCACGCTGTTGCAGGCGGTGCCGCGGGATTGCCAGGTACTGTTTATCGGCGATGCCGATCAGCTGCCGGCCGTCGGCGCCGGCAACGTCCTGCGGGATCTCATTTTGTCGGGGGTGGTTGCGGTGTTCCGCCTCACCGAGATCTTTCGCCAGGCACGGGCCTCGAAGATTATTGAATTCGCTCACCAGATCAACAGGGGGGTGACGCCGCATATCGAATCGCCTTTTAAGAAGCCGGAGCTGTGGACGGATAAAATTGATTGCCTGTTCGTTGACTCAGACGAGGCAACCAAGGAGCAGCTCGACTTCGTCAGCCGGGTAAAGCGGTTCTACAAGTTTCAGACTGCCGACCTCGAAGGTCTGGTAACTGCTGAGAATCTCTTTGAATTCAGGACGGGGGAAGCGATGCACTCGGCCTATGCCGAGGATTTTGTCATTCCCAAAAAATTCCAGCACGTTGATCTGCGGCAAATCCAGGCGGCAAGGGGTCAGGTCGAGGAACTCAAGGCGGTTCTCGCCAAGGTTCATCCCTGGTCAACCCTCCATTACGGTTTTGCCGCAGTTGATGCGGTGGTTCGCCTGTATCTCCAGTGGATTCCCAAATATTACGGGAAAGACGCTGAGATTCAGATCCTTGCGCCGATGACGCGCGGCAGTCTCGGCACGGCAAATCTCAACAAGGTCATCCAGGATGCCGCCAATCCATCCGCCGCCGGTAAGGCCCAGCTGCAGGTAGGCGAGAGGATCTTCCGGGTCGGGGACAGGGTCATTCACCGCCGCAATAATTATGAGCTGAATGTCTTTAACGGCGATATCGGCAGGATTGCCGCCATCGATAATACTGCTCTCAGCTGTGTGGTGGAATTTTCCCCGGATGGGCGGCGGGTGAACTACCAGAAGGATGATATCCTGGAACTTGATCTGGCCTACGCGATAACCATTCATAAGGCGCAGGGCAGCGAGTTCGGGGTGGTCATAATTCCGGTGCTGACCCAGCATTTCAAGATGCTTTTCCGCAATCTCCTGTATACTGGACTGACCAGGGCGCGGAAGTTGGCAGTGCTGGTCGGTAGCCGCCGCGCCTTGGCGATGGCGGTGCAGCGCCAGGATACCAGTAAACGGCAGACCGCCCTGCAGGTACTTTTGGCCGAGCCCGAAGGAAAAGGGTAA
- a CDS encoding ATP-binding protein produces the protein MLLDEDVPLEQQITSLQRQCNDLRRMVTSLRQQQAQQEKFASITSHFLKETNERLLRYHQEAQQENKSKSDFLANMSHEIRTPLNIILGMANLLADTRLNKTQTQYLNSLRVTGRQLMEILNNVLEFSRIDAGKSTFEPEPFSLEKIINQLEASIMPLCIQKKLLYTVNHDPLLIMERIGDPLKIYQILLNLINNAVKFTATGTIALRLEDDRRNPGNLILSVCDSGIGISKEHQQIIFDRFTQVHDLFARPHSGTGLGLAICQKLTTAMGGDLQVSSELGQGSVFSCTLPLPPVDPSERNLVRLESLHIMPDNFPELHILAVDDIKDNLEVIKTYLKDYPIHMVTANNGEKALKLLEKNQFDLILMDIRMPVMDGITATKEIRRREKLGMLHRQTILAITAHAFQEQKKKILQAGFDGVLSKPFFKREIIQTIYRFAAIDRIALSPEKLGNKAIGFCLEQEKPEEIPASLRELLPALIETISNDLSFMKTALEQQDHEGLHAKAHALKGVAGMFGFQELSSLIFDLSQTVKAGNLVVANELFSALEFYLVRVKNAKKS, from the coding sequence ATGCTTTTAGACGAAGACGTACCCCTGGAGCAGCAGATCACGAGCCTGCAACGGCAATGCAACGACCTGCGGAGAATGGTTACCAGCCTCCGCCAGCAACAGGCCCAACAGGAAAAATTCGCCAGCATAACCAGCCACTTTCTCAAAGAAACCAACGAACGACTTCTTCGCTACCACCAAGAGGCGCAACAGGAAAACAAATCAAAGTCCGATTTTCTCGCCAACATGAGCCATGAAATCAGGACCCCCCTCAACATCATTCTCGGCATGGCCAACCTGCTGGCCGACACCCGGCTCAATAAAACCCAGACCCAGTATCTGAACAGCCTACGGGTTACCGGCAGGCAACTCATGGAAATACTCAATAATGTTCTTGAGTTTTCGCGTATCGACGCCGGCAAGAGCACCTTTGAGCCCGAACCCTTCAGTCTGGAAAAGATCATCAATCAGCTGGAGGCATCGATCATGCCTCTCTGTATCCAGAAAAAACTCCTCTATACCGTCAACCACGACCCTCTGCTCATTATGGAGCGGATTGGCGATCCACTGAAGATTTACCAGATCCTCCTCAATCTTATTAATAACGCAGTAAAATTTACCGCCACCGGCACAATAGCCCTGCGCTTGGAAGACGACCGGCGCAACCCCGGCAATCTCATCCTCAGTGTCTGCGACAGCGGCATTGGTATCTCAAAAGAACATCAACAGATCATTTTTGACCGCTTCACTCAGGTGCACGATCTCTTTGCCAGGCCGCACAGCGGCACAGGCCTTGGCCTGGCCATCTGCCAGAAGCTCACTACAGCCATGGGCGGGGACCTCCAGGTCAGCAGTGAACTTGGCCAGGGTTCGGTATTCAGCTGTACCCTGCCGCTTCCGCCTGTTGACCCATCAGAAAGAAACCTCGTCCGTCTTGAATCCCTGCATATCATGCCGGACAATTTCCCGGAATTACATATTCTGGCAGTAGACGATATCAAAGACAATCTCGAAGTAATCAAAACATATCTGAAAGATTACCCGATTCACATGGTCACTGCGAACAACGGCGAAAAGGCCCTGAAACTGCTGGAAAAAAACCAATTCGACCTCATTCTCATGGATATCCGGATGCCGGTCATGGATGGAATCACCGCTACCAAAGAGATCAGAAGAAGGGAAAAACTTGGCATGCTCCACCGCCAGACCATTTTGGCGATTACCGCCCATGCCTTTCAGGAACAGAAAAAAAAGATTCTCCAGGCCGGTTTTGACGGAGTGCTCAGCAAACCATTCTTCAAAAGGGAAATTATCCAAACAATTTACAGATTTGCCGCGATCGACCGAATCGCTCTGTCACCGGAGAAACTGGGCAACAAGGCCATAGGCTTTTGCCTGGAACAGGAAAAACCGGAGGAGATCCCCGCCTCTCTCAGGGAACTCCTCCCCGCCCTCATCGAAACAATATCCAATGATTTATCGTTCATGAAAACGGCTTTGGAGCAACAAGACCATGAAGGCCTCCATGCAAAGGCCCATGCCCTGAAAGGTGTGGCCGGGATGTTCGGTTTCCAGGAATTGAGCTCGCTTATTTTTGATCTCTCGCAAACGGTCAAGGCCGGCAATCTGGTGGTCGCCAATGAACTTTTCAGCGCCCTCGAATTCTATCTCGTCAGAGTAAAAAATGCTAAAAAATCATAG
- the purL gene encoding phosphoribosylformylglycinamidine synthase produces MGVTVTQLYRQLTADRAYCFHIESSRALSPQETTCLRLILADGFLLDSVQDAPVPQGARVVEVGPRLNFATAWSSNMVSICKATGLDAVTRVERSRRYLVPEGVDLQGFIDANHDRMTECHYPAPLTTFETGVFPEPVYEVDLKGKGPDGLTELPGISMDERDRNLYYDYFVKQQGRNPTIVEIMDLNNANSEHSRHGFFKGKQIVDGEEMAETLFDLVTATLKANPKGSVIAFKDNSSVIEGYEVNTLMPEVPGSPSPLVEARATLHPLLTAETHNFPTGVAPFPGAETGTGGRIRDVQGTGRGGYVIAGTAGYCVGNLHIPGYDLPWEQHFPCPDNLATALDIEIEASNGASDYGNKFGEPLIQGFTRSFDMRLAGGERWGFLKPIMFTGGIGQIDGRLTAKMAATKGMLIVQVGGPAYRVGFGGGAASSMMQGENESTLDFNAVQRGDAEMEQKMNRVIRACNEMGDRSLIEVIHDQGAGGPANVLKELVEKSGGWVEIRNIRVGDPTMSVLEIYVAEYQERNGFLIAPENIEKFKAICLREKVGCEVLGEVTGDLRFVLHDANDDSTPVDIDLPVLLGNIPQKTFVDERRPYAAPPLSLPTDLTLDRALHNVLRLVSVGSKRFLTNKVDRAVTGLIVRQQCCGPLQLTVGDVAVVAQSHFGKTGIATAIGEQSIKMLVDPAAGARMAVGESLTNLVFAAIADLNQVKCSANWMWAPKLKGEGAAIFDAAKAMGKAMIELGMAVDGGKDSLSMATVVGEETVKSPRELVVSVYAAVPDISKIITPDIKRPGSPLLYIDLGGGRTRMGGSALAQVMGQMGDVSPDLDDAGLLRKAFLAVQDLINRDLISAGHDRSDGGLVTTLLEMAFSGNCGLDISLAGAGTVFDALFAEELGLVLECRPEGLAAAERILAQAGVPFVQIGTATPDKRVRISYNGSQVLDKEMVVLRDWWEETSYQLERLQISPDCADAEKANIYDRKGPTYHLPFNPEPAPAAILTRTGKPKVAILRDEGSNSDREMSSAFYAAGFEPWDICMNDLLAGTVDLDGFRGLAAVGGFSYADVPDSAKGWAATILFNPRLKQMFEDFYNRPDTFTLGICNGCQLFGLLGWVPELGLPAERQPRFVRNLSGRFESRWSTVKVQKSPAMMLAGMEGLVFGIHVDHGEGRLLFPDPALFAKVKNGGQTPLVFVDDDGLATEKYPFNPNGSPEGIAGLCSADGRHLALMPHPERVFLPWQAHYLPEEMKGLQVSPWMQMFRNAYQWCQSN; encoded by the coding sequence ATGGGTGTGACGGTCACACAACTTTATCGGCAACTTACCGCGGATCGGGCCTACTGTTTTCATATCGAGTCAAGCCGGGCGCTTTCCCCCCAGGAAACCACCTGTCTGCGCCTCATTCTCGCCGATGGCTTTCTTCTTGATTCGGTTCAGGATGCGCCAGTACCGCAGGGGGCGCGAGTGGTTGAAGTCGGCCCGCGGCTGAATTTTGCCACTGCCTGGTCGTCGAACATGGTGTCGATCTGCAAGGCGACCGGTCTTGACGCGGTTACCAGGGTAGAGCGGTCGCGCCGCTACCTGGTCCCGGAGGGCGTGGACCTGCAAGGTTTCATCGATGCCAACCACGACCGGATGACCGAATGTCACTATCCTGCGCCGCTCACCACCTTTGAGACCGGGGTCTTTCCCGAGCCGGTGTATGAAGTCGATCTTAAAGGCAAAGGCCCGGACGGTCTGACCGAATTGCCGGGCATCTCCATGGATGAACGGGACCGTAATTTATACTACGACTATTTCGTCAAGCAGCAAGGCCGTAACCCGACGATCGTCGAGATCATGGACCTGAACAATGCCAACTCCGAACACTCTCGGCATGGTTTTTTTAAGGGAAAACAAATCGTTGACGGGGAAGAGATGGCAGAAACCCTGTTTGACCTGGTGACCGCCACCCTCAAGGCCAACCCCAAGGGTTCAGTCATTGCCTTTAAGGATAATTCCTCGGTGATCGAGGGCTATGAGGTCAACACCCTGATGCCGGAGGTGCCGGGCAGTCCATCGCCTCTGGTTGAGGCTCGGGCGACCCTGCACCCGTTGCTGACCGCCGAGACCCATAACTTTCCAACCGGCGTGGCGCCTTTTCCCGGGGCGGAGACCGGCACCGGCGGGCGGATTCGCGACGTCCAGGGAACCGGCCGGGGCGGCTATGTCATAGCCGGTACCGCCGGCTACTGCGTCGGCAATCTGCATATTCCCGGCTACGATCTGCCCTGGGAGCAGCATTTTCCCTGCCCGGACAATCTGGCGACGGCCCTTGATATCGAGATCGAGGCGAGCAACGGTGCCTCCGATTACGGCAATAAATTCGGCGAGCCACTCATCCAGGGCTTTACCCGGTCGTTTGACATGCGTTTGGCCGGCGGCGAACGCTGGGGCTTTCTGAAACCGATCATGTTCACCGGCGGCATCGGCCAGATCGATGGCCGGCTGACCGCAAAGATGGCGGCAACCAAGGGAATGCTCATTGTCCAGGTGGGCGGTCCGGCCTATCGCGTCGGTTTTGGCGGCGGTGCCGCCTCCAGCATGATGCAGGGGGAGAATGAATCGACCCTCGATTTCAATGCGGTGCAGCGCGGCGACGCGGAGATGGAACAGAAGATGAACCGGGTCATCCGCGCCTGCAACGAGATGGGCGACCGCAGTCTGATCGAGGTCATCCACGATCAGGGGGCGGGCGGCCCGGCCAATGTCCTCAAGGAACTTGTCGAGAAGTCCGGGGGATGGGTGGAAATCCGCAATATCCGCGTCGGCGATCCAACCATGTCGGTTTTGGAGATCTACGTCGCCGAATACCAGGAGCGTAATGGCTTTCTCATAGCTCCCGAAAACATTGAAAAATTCAAGGCAATCTGTCTTCGCGAGAAAGTGGGTTGCGAGGTGCTGGGCGAGGTGACCGGCGACCTGCGCTTTGTCCTCCATGATGCCAATGACGACAGCACCCCGGTGGATATTGACTTGCCGGTACTCTTAGGCAATATCCCGCAGAAGACCTTTGTCGATGAGCGCCGACCTTATGCTGCCCCTCCCCTCTCCCTGCCGACAGACCTGACTCTGGATAGAGCTCTGCACAATGTGCTGCGCCTGGTATCGGTCGGCTCGAAGCGCTTTCTGACCAACAAGGTCGACCGGGCAGTGACCGGACTCATCGTCCGGCAGCAGTGCTGCGGCCCTCTGCAGCTGACGGTGGGCGATGTGGCGGTTGTCGCCCAGAGCCATTTCGGTAAAACTGGCATCGCCACCGCTATCGGCGAACAGTCGATCAAGATGCTCGTTGATCCGGCGGCGGGAGCGAGAATGGCGGTGGGCGAGTCCCTTACCAATCTGGTCTTTGCGGCCATCGCGGATCTCAATCAGGTTAAATGCTCCGCCAACTGGATGTGGGCACCAAAGCTCAAGGGCGAGGGCGCGGCGATCTTCGACGCCGCCAAGGCCATGGGCAAGGCGATGATCGAACTCGGCATGGCGGTGGATGGCGGCAAGGACAGCCTGTCCATGGCCACGGTGGTCGGCGAGGAAACGGTCAAGTCGCCGCGCGAACTGGTGGTGTCGGTGTATGCGGCGGTGCCGGATATTAGTAAGATCATTACCCCGGACATCAAGAGACCGGGTTCTCCCCTTTTGTATATTGATCTAGGTGGTGGCCGGACGAGGATGGGCGGCAGCGCCCTTGCCCAGGTCATGGGCCAGATGGGTGATGTCAGCCCTGATCTTGACGATGCCGGGCTTTTACGAAAGGCCTTTCTTGCCGTCCAGGACCTGATAAACCGCGACCTTATTTCCGCCGGCCATGACCGCAGCGATGGCGGCCTGGTCACTACACTTCTGGAGATGGCCTTTAGCGGCAACTGCGGCCTGGATATTTCCCTGGCTGGTGCCGGAACGGTATTCGATGCGCTGTTTGCCGAGGAACTCGGCCTGGTACTTGAATGTCGGCCGGAAGGCCTTGCGGCGGCGGAACGGATCCTTGCCCAGGCCGGCGTGCCCTTTGTGCAAATCGGCACTGCCACCCCAGATAAGCGTGTGCGGATCAGCTATAACGGCAGCCAGGTACTCGACAAAGAAATGGTTGTTCTCCGTGACTGGTGGGAGGAAACCAGCTACCAGCTGGAACGGCTGCAGATCAGTCCCGACTGCGCCGATGCCGAAAAGGCCAATATCTACGACCGTAAAGGGCCGACCTACCATCTGCCCTTCAACCCGGAACCGGCGCCTGCCGCAATCCTCACTCGCACCGGCAAACCCAAGGTGGCAATCCTCCGCGACGAGGGTTCCAATTCCGACCGGGAGATGTCCTCCGCCTTTTATGCCGCGGGATTCGAGCCCTGGGATATCTGCATGAACGACCTGTTGGCCGGAACGGTGGATCTCGACGGTTTTCGCGGTCTGGCAGCGGTTGGTGGTTTTTCCTATGCCGATGTGCCGGATTCGGCAAAGGGCTGGGCGGCGACCATTCTCTTTAATCCCCGTCTCAAGCAGATGTTCGAGGACTTTTACAACCGGCCGGATACCTTTACGCTTGGTATCTGCAATGGCTGCCAACTCTTTGGCCTGCTTGGCTGGGTGCCGGAGTTGGGGCTGCCCGCCGAACGCCAGCCGCGCTTTGTCCGCAACCTGTCGGGCCGCTTCGAATCGCGGTGGAGCACGGTGAAGGTGCAGAAAAGCCCGGCGATGATGCTTGCCGGTATGGAGGGTTTGGTCTTCGGCATCCATGTCGACCACGGCGAGGGGCGCCTCCTCTTCCCCGACCCCGCCCTGTTTGCCAAGGTGAAGAACGGTGGCCAAACGCCCTTGGTCTTCGTTGATGACGATGGTCTGGCAACGGAGAAATATCCTTTTAATCCCAATGGTTCTCCGGAAGGAATCGCTGGATTGTGCTCAGCCGATGGCCGTCATCTGGCCCTCATGCCTCACCCGGAGCGAGTTTTCCTGCCTTGGCAGGCCCACTATCTGCCGGAGGAGATGAAGGGGCTACAGGTCTCACCGTGGATGCAGATGTTTAGAAACGCCTACCAATGGTGCCAGAGCAATTGA